From a region of the Mus pahari chromosome 12, PAHARI_EIJ_v1.1, whole genome shotgun sequence genome:
- the Tfap4 gene encoding transcription factor AP-4: MEYFMVPTQKVPSLQHFRKTEKEVIGGLCSLANIPLTPETQRDQERRIRREIANSNERRRMQSINAGFQSLKTLIPHTDGEKLSKAAILQQTAEYIFSLEQEKTRLLQQNTQLKRFIQELSGSSPKRRRAEDKDEGIGSPDIWEDEKAEDLRREMIELRQQLDKERSVRMMLEEQVRSLEAHMYPEKLKVIAQQVQLQQQQEQVRLLHQEKLEREQQQHLRTQLLPPPAPTHHPTVIVPAPAPPSSHHINVVTMGPSSVINSVSTSRQNLDTIVQAIQHIEGTQDKQELEEEQRRAVIVKSVRSCPEAHTSDTASDSEASDSDAMDQSREEPLGDGELP, translated from the exons ATGGAGTATTTCATGGTGCCCACTCAGAAGGTGCCCTCTTTGCAACATttcaggaaaacagagaaagaagtgaTAGGAGGGCTCTGTAG CCTAGCCAACATTCCACTGACCCCTGAGACCCAGAGGGACCAGGAAAGGCGGATTCGACGCGAGATTGCCAACAGCAACGAGCGGAGGCGCATGCAGAGTATCAACGCGGGCTTCCAGTCCCTCAAGACCCTCATTCCCCACACAGATGGAGAGAAGCTCAGCAAG GCAGCCATTCTCCAGCAGACAGCAGAATACATCTTCTCTCTTGAGCAGGAGAAGACTAGACTTCTGCAGCAGAACACGCAGCTCAAGCGCTTTATCCAG GAGCTGAGTGGCTCATCCCCGAAGCGGCGGCGGGCGGAAGACAAGGACGAGGGCATTGGCTCACCCGACATCTGGGAGGATGAGAAGGCTGAGGACCTTAGGAGAGAGATGATCGAACTGCGGCAACAGCTGGACAAGGAGCGCTCGGTGCGGATGATGCTGGAAGAGCAG GTGCGCTCCCTCGAGGCCCACATGTACCCGGAAAAACTCAAGGTGATTGCCCAGCAggtgcagctgcagcagcagcaggagcaggtgcGGCTGCTGCACCAGGAGAAGCTGGAGCGGGAACAGCAGCAGCACCTACGGACCCAG ctcctgcctcctccagcccccacccaccaccccacagTGATCGTGCCTGCGCCAGCCCCGCCTTCTTCCCACCACATCAATGTTGTCACCATGGGTCCCTCTTCAGTCATCAACTCTGTCTCTACATCGCGGCAAAATCTGGACACCATCGTGCAG GCCATCCAGCACATTGAGGGCACCCAGGACAAACAGGAGCTGGAAGAGGAACAGAGGCGAGCAGTTATTGTGAAGTCTGTCCGCAGCTGCCCAGAGGCCCACACCTCCGATACCGCCTCGGACTCCGAGGCCTCGGACAGCGACGCCATGGACCAGAGCCGAGAGGAGCCTTTGGGGGACGGGGAGCTTCCCTGA